One segment of Deltaproteobacteria bacterium DNA contains the following:
- a CDS encoding YkgJ family cysteine cluster protein, producing the protein MELDDLYQLIPDFMCTPGCHECCRSFGVPSQTKAEAERIKQFLLERGRKPQPAQGTTCPYLTEEGCSIYPVRPLICRLYGTSVNYLCKEGVKPLRLLHEDEEAEIFHLYQRHFF; encoded by the coding sequence ATGGAGCTGGATGATCTCTATCAGCTTATTCCGGACTTCATGTGCACGCCTGGATGTCACGAGTGCTGCCGCAGCTTTGGTGTGCCTTCGCAGACAAAAGCAGAAGCGGAGCGCATCAAACAGTTCCTCCTGGAGCGGGGCAGAAAACCACAGCCAGCTCAGGGCACCACCTGCCCTTACCTCACAGAGGAAGGGTGCTCCATTTATCCGGTCAGGCCTCTGATCTGCAGGTTGTACGGAACGTCGGTGAACTATCTCTGCAAAGAGGGAGTGAAACCGCTCCGCCTGCTGCACGAAGATGAAGAGGCAGAGATCTTTCACCTGTACCAGAGGCACTTTTTCTGA